One window of the Thermococcus sp. P6 genome contains the following:
- a CDS encoding DUF6731 family protein: MKKMVNDVSRKIHFFQVEWVKGNGERIQKDLKFIESILNSYSNQIIKLYNDELFIRRHGVKNNRSFWRLEKIRKDELPLKFNELHLKEDPLNLQEHEGLAEPSHFVIFDGKIIGAEYNHYGVRWVNSKLVRIINDYLSNNSTDVVRVEIKPIFRKELYNLLERFIEIRGITIKIATNYARLLAKEDPESFGKMFSAAELIDGVWLSLGVTIGSRKHVEISKFDRIKESIKRLLRHPEATENLRAINIRGRLEGEESIEEFNLLEEMLVSEKRVAKLDERSRAVNPESMFNAIVDSYYAFENELKEYIKRS, encoded by the coding sequence GTGAAAAAAATGGTTAATGATGTTAGCAGGAAAATACACTTTTTCCAAGTAGAATGGGTTAAAGGGAATGGTGAAAGAATTCAAAAGGATCTTAAGTTCATCGAGTCTATTCTCAATTCTTATTCAAACCAGATAATTAAATTATATAATGATGAACTGTTTATTCGGAGACATGGGGTAAAAAACAACAGAAGTTTTTGGAGATTGGAGAAAATCAGAAAAGATGAGCTACCACTTAAATTTAACGAATTACACCTTAAAGAGGATCCTTTAAATCTACAAGAGCATGAAGGTCTGGCGGAACCTTCGCACTTTGTTATATTTGATGGGAAGATAATAGGTGCAGAATACAATCACTATGGCGTTAGATGGGTAAATTCAAAGCTTGTAAGAATTATTAACGACTATCTTTCTAACAATTCCACTGACGTTGTGAGAGTTGAAATAAAACCTATTTTCAGGAAAGAGCTGTACAATCTATTGGAAAGATTCATTGAAATAAGGGGAATCACAATCAAAATCGCAACGAACTATGCCAGATTGTTGGCAAAAGAAGATCCAGAAAGTTTTGGTAAAATGTTCTCTGCTGCAGAATTAATAGATGGTGTCTGGCTCTCTTTAGGTGTTACAATTGGAAGTAGAAAGCATGTAGAAATCTCAAAATTTGATAGAATAAAAGAGAGTATTAAAAGATTATTGAGGCATCCTGAAGCCACTGAAAATCTAAGAGCCATTAATATACGAGGAAGGCTGGAAGGTGAAGAATCGATTGAAGAGTTTAACTTGCTGGAGGAAATGTTGGTTTCCGAAAAAAGAGTAGCGAAGCTGGATGAGAGAAGCCGAGCTGTAAATCCAGAGTCGATGTTCAATGCAATAGTGGATTCATATTATGCTTTTGAGAATGAGTTAAAAGAATATATAAAAAGATCTTAA
- a CDS encoding restriction endonuclease subunit S: MYCTSPYKIADYGDILISVRAPVGPVNIADHKCGIGRGLAAIKVEKAFNLYVFYWLKYFEDKWVRTGTTFKEITKNNLIRHKIPIPYKNNKPDIEEQKRIAAYLDRIAEKQRELLELYEKTEKELEVMKQAILDKAFRGEL, translated from the coding sequence GTGTATTGTACCTCACCTTACAAGATTGCAGATTATGGAGATATTCTAATTTCCGTACGTGCTCCTGTTGGTCCCGTTAACATAGCAGATCATAAATGCGGAATTGGAAGGGGTTTAGCGGCAATAAAGGTAGAGAAAGCGTTTAATTTATATGTTTTCTACTGGTTAAAATATTTTGAAGATAAATGGGTTAGGACAGGAACAACCTTTAAAGAGATAACTAAAAACAATCTAATTAGGCACAAAATCCCAATCCCATACAAAAACAACAAACCCGACATAGAAGAACAAAAACGCATCGCAGCCTATCTCGACAGAATAGCAGAGAAGCAGAGAGAACTTTTGGAGCTATACGAAAAAACAGAAAAAGAACTGGAAGTTATGAAGCAGGCAATATTGGATAAAGCGTTTAGAGGGGAGTTATGA
- a CDS encoding restriction endonuclease subunit S, which yields MAKTKQSTLDELRKIGGKNRSNPKPDKKLKGVKGAKEVKGPYELPEGWRWVKLKDVIKEIKSGFACSKSNEVENGIPHLRSNNIGFGNLDFSNVVYLPPELVDLEIYSLKKGDVLFNNTNSKELVGRAALVIKDMECGFSNHITRIRVDKSLILPEFLTYAINYLWVTGYFLRISTKWIGQAGVNNQKLKATKIPLPPLEEQKRIVARIEELFSKIDRMKELRRQAKEQAEDLLKSALHHVFSKADEKAGDGSGWGG from the coding sequence ATGGCTAAGACAAAACAATCAACTCTCGATGAGCTAAGGAAGATCGGGGGTAAGAACAGGAGCAACCCGAAGCCCGATAAGAAGTTAAAAGGGGTAAAAGGGGCAAAAGAGGTAAAAGGCCCCTATGAACTGCCCGAAGGCTGGAGATGGGTCAAGTTAAAGGATGTTATAAAAGAGATCAAAAGTGGTTTTGCATGTTCTAAATCTAATGAAGTAGAAAATGGAATTCCACACCTAAGATCAAATAACATAGGTTTTGGAAACTTGGATTTTTCAAATGTGGTGTATTTACCTCCAGAACTTGTAGATTTAGAGATTTATTCTTTAAAGAAAGGTGATGTACTTTTCAATAATACAAACAGTAAGGAGCTTGTAGGTAGAGCTGCATTGGTCATTAAAGATATGGAATGTGGATTTAGTAATCATATAACAAGGATTAGGGTTGACAAGAGCTTAATTCTTCCAGAATTTTTGACCTATGCAATAAATTATCTTTGGGTGACTGGATACTTTCTAAGGATATCCACGAAATGGATTGGTCAAGCAGGAGTAAATAATCAGAAGCTAAAAGCTACAAAAATTCCCCTACCTCCATTGGAAGAACAAAAACGCATCGTCGCAAGAATTGAAGAGCTGTTCAGCAAAATTGACAGGATGAAGGAACTGAGAAGGCAGGCAAAAGAGCAGGCTGAAGATCTGCTTAAGTCGGCGTTGCATCATGTGTTTTCGAAAGCTGATGAAAAGGCTGGAGATGGGTCAGGCTGGGGGGGATAG
- a CDS encoding type I restriction-modification enzyme R subunit C-terminal domain-containing protein, with translation MLRRRAYSYPLQEKTLTDAEYIEYSKEGVIKRAATLGDLYRIWIEREKRQKFLEELARESIIPELLAGILKTPDADTFDVLAHIAFGAPILTRDERAKAFLDKKKKVLDALGDQAREVIIALLDKYRIGGIDQISRPEVFRLPPFDKLGYLRGVAEIFGGMDNLKKAINMLERGLYESPGVNP, from the coding sequence TTGCTGAGGAGACGAGCATATTCATATCCGCTACAGGAAAAAACCCTTACGGACGCCGAGTATATTGAATACAGTAAGGAGGGTGTAATCAAGAGGGCTGCAACTCTTGGCGACCTTTACAGAATATGGATTGAAAGAGAGAAGAGACAAAAGTTTCTTGAAGAATTGGCCAGGGAATCCATAATACCTGAACTTCTTGCAGGCATACTTAAAACTCCCGATGCTGATACTTTTGATGTTCTCGCCCATATAGCTTTTGGAGCCCCAATATTGACCAGGGATGAGAGAGCAAAAGCCTTTTTGGATAAAAAGAAAAAAGTTCTGGATGCCTTAGGGGATCAGGCGAGGGAAGTTATAATAGCTTTGCTTGACAAGTACAGAATCGGTGGAATTGACCAGATAAGTAGACCTGAGGTTTTCAGACTCCCACCTTTCGATAAACTGGGTTATTTAAGGGGTGTTGCAGAAATCTTCGGTGGGATGGATAATCTTAAGAAGGCAATAAATATGCTTGAGCGTGGTTTGTATGAGAGCCCGGGGGTGAACCCATGA